One stretch of Corvus hawaiiensis isolate bCorHaw1 chromosome 1, bCorHaw1.pri.cur, whole genome shotgun sequence DNA includes these proteins:
- the SFRP4 gene encoding secreted frizzled-related protein 4 has translation MLRALVAVSLWLRVSPRAQGAPCEAVRIPMCRSMPWNITRMPNHLHHSTQENAVLAIEQYEELVATGCSSVLPFFLCAMYAPICTLEFLYDPIKPCRSVCQRARDGCEPIMRRYNHSWPESLACDDLPVYDRGVCISPEAIVTDVPEDVKWTDFTQGFMVPDRPLEPDCRSRGQERCRCKKTKPTLSTYLAKNYSYIIHAKVKSIERGNCNEITTVVEVKDILKTSTPIPLSQVPLLTNSSCQCPPLQPKQDVLIMCYEWRSRLMLLDGCLVEKWKDQLNRRFKRWEQRLQEQQRRTAPSKNQNSGRSGQSGALKPQPKNTSPLVSGPKKAIKIRNGQKEINPKKV, from the exons atgctgCGCGCCTTGGTGGCGGTGTCCCTGTGGCTGCGGGTGAGCCCGCGGGCGCAGGGCGCGCCGTGCGAGGCGGTGCGCATCCCCATGTGCCGCTCCATGCCCTGGAACATCACCCGCATGCCCAACCACCTTCACCACAGCACCCAGGAAAACGCCGTCCTCGCTATCGAACAGTACGAGGAGCTGGTGGCCACCGGCTGCAGCTCGGTcctgcccttcttcctctgcGCCATGTACGCCCCCATCTGCACTCTGGAGTTCCTCTACGACCCCATCAAGCCGTGCCGCTCCGTCTGCCAGCGCGCCCGCGACGGCTGCGAGCCCATCATGCGCCGCTACAACCACAGCTGGCCCGAGAGCCTGGCTTGCGACGACCTCCCCGTCTACGACCGCGGCGTCTGCATCTCCCCAGAGGCCATCGTCACCGACGTGCCGGAGG ATGTGAAGTGGACGGACTTCACACAGGGCTTTATGGTGCCGGACAGACCCCTGGAGCCTGACTGCAGGAGCCGCGGCCAGG AGCGGTGCAGGTGCAAAAAGACAAAGCCTACGCTGTCAACCTACTTGGCCAAGAACTACAGCTACA tCATTCACGCTAAAGTAAAAAGCATAGAAAGAGGGAACTGCAATGAGATAACGACTGTGGTTGAAGTCAAAGACATACTCAAGACTTCAACACCAATTCCTCTGTCCCAAGTGCCTCTTCTTACAAATTCCTCCTGCCAGTGCCCGCCTCTTCAACCAAAGCAGGATGTTCTCATCATGTGCTATGAGTGGCGCTCAAG gTTGATGCTTCTTGATGGATGTCTAGTTGAAAAATGGAAGGACCAACTAAACAGAAGATTTAAG AGGTGGGAACAGAGACTGCAGGAACAACAGCGGCGAACTGCCCCCAGTAAGAACCAGAATTCAGGACGCAGCGGTCAGAGTGGAGCCCTGAAACCGCAACCCAAGAACACCAGCCCACTGGTCAGTGGCCCCAAAAAGGCCATTAAAATAAGAAACGGCCAGAAAGAAATCAACCCTAAAAAAGTATGA